GGTGTCGGCTTTCCCATGTTGATCCGAGACGTCGCCCCCGCCGGCCTGCGCGGTTTGATGCTCGTGGCGTTCTTCGCGGCGTTCATGTCGACGATCAGCACGCAGGTCAACTGGGCGGCATCGTACCTGGTAGGAGACTTCTACCGGCGATTCGTCAGGCCGCAAGCCGACGAGACCCACCTGACGCGGGCATCGCGCGTGGCGACGATCTTCGTCCTCGTCATCGGCGCTGGCTCCTCGTGGCTCATGCGAGGCCTCGCCGTGGACGAGGCGTGGAAACTTCTCGCCGCGCTTGGCGCGGGAACGGGGGCGGTGTTCATGCTTCGCTGGTTTTGGTGGCGAATCAACGCCTGGTCGGAGATCAGCGCCATGGCCGCCTCGCTCGTCTACTTCGTCATCGTGAGCCGTTTTGTCCAGGCGAACGAGCACCGGCTCGCCATCGTCGCGGCGCTCACCATCGTCACCTGGGTAGCCGCCACGTTTCTCACTCGACCGGAGAACGATGTGACCCTCGAACGCTTTTACGAGCGGATTCGTCCGGGAGGCCGCGGGTGGGGACCTATCGCAAGGCGCCAGCCCGAGCTCGTCGTGGATCGCAACCTCGGGACGTCGGTTCTCACCGCCCTTCTCGCGACGGCCGTCATCTACCTCACCCTTCCGGGAATCGGTTTCTTGCTCTTCGGGGAAACCACTCGAGCGATTCTATGTCTCGGCTCCGCCGCCGCCCTGGGATTCGCCGTCTATCGGTTGACGAAGAAACTTGGATTCGAGCGTCTTTATTCGTAGCGCAAGGCGACGATGGGATCGAGCGCCGAAGCCTTCTTGGCGGGGTAGAACCCCGATAACAATCCGATTCCAGCGGCGACCCCGAAGGCGAGGAGAACCGCCCACCAAGTGAGCTCGGTCGCCCAGCCGAACCTCGACTGCAGCACCTGGCAGGCCACGGCGCCGAGCGCCAGCCCCGCCACACCGCCGGCGAGGCCGAGCAGAATCGCCTCGGCAGCGAACTGCTCCCGGATCTGGCTCGCGCGGGCACCGACCGAGAGCCTCAGGCCGATCTCCCGGGTCCGCTCGGTGACCGAGAGCAGCATGACGTTGGTGATCCCAATCCCGCCCACGACGAGGGAGACCGCCGCGATCGCCGCGAGAAGCGCCGTCATCGTGCGGCTCGAACGCTCGAGCGTCACCGAGAGCTGCTCCAGCGTGGCATTTTCCAGGTTCGGCAGGTTGCCGACGACGACCCTCGAGACGGATGGGTGGAGCCCCTTGGCCAGCACTTCGCTCGCGAGAGTGGACACGGTGAAATCATCGGGCATCGTGTCTTCGATCGTGTGACGCAGTCTCAGAAGCTCGGTGATCTCGGAAGCGATCCGGGAAACTTCCCCTGATGATTCCGCGGTGACGGTGATGGTATTGAGGTTGGAAACGTTCAGCAGTCGATGGATCGTGGTGAAGGGCACGTACACGGCGTCGAAGTTGTCGTCACCGGGAGAGCCGACCGACATCCAGTTCGAGCTCGACGTCACTCCCACGATCTCGAACGGTTGGTTCCAGAGCGTGATCGTCTCGCCAACCGGATCGACGCCTTCACCGAAAAGCTTGTCGCGCACCACGCTTCCGAGAACCATCACGAGCTCGGCCTTCCGAAGCTCGGACTCGGCGAAGAACCGTCCAGATGTCAGATTGTGAGCCCTACGGATCTTCGGCAAGTCCACGTCCGTCCCGTGGAGCCTGGTGAACCAACGTCGATCGCCGTAGTGAACCCGTGCGTTCTCGTGAACCCCCGAGGCTACGTGCTGAACGCCTTCGATCGCCGCGATCGCCTCCGCGTCCTCGCGGGTCAGGGTCGCCGCGGCTCCGAGTCCTGCCTCGGCGTCCCCGAGACGCTCCGCCGCCGTGGGATGGTCGTGCTTCTCCATAGGGTCGTTCTCGAAATGGGCGAGAGCGACCGGGAACAGCGAGAGCCACCGGGGCAGGAGCGATGCATGAGGCGCGACGACTCCCCCACCGTCGTCCGTCTTCGTCCGGTAGTTCCCCGCCTTCACCACGATGACGTTCAAGCCGGCGGCACGGATCTGATCGCGGATCGCCGCCTGGGCGCCCTGCCCGAGCGCGATCGTCGTTACCACCGCACTGACGCCGATGGCCACTCCCAGGAGCGCCAGCGCCGCGCGAAGGCGATACTTCCCGAGCGCCTGGAGCGCGATCGCGAGCGTGGTTCCCACGGAGGTCATTGTACCGTCGCCACGCTCGAGTCGGCGACCACCAGCCCGTCGGCGAACTCGATGGTTCTCGTGCCGTACTCCGCGATGACGCGCTCGTGGGTGATGAGAACCACGGTCAATCCGCGCTCCCGAGAAAGCCTTTGAAACAATTCCATGATCTCGACGCTCGTGTTGCTGTCGAGGTTCCCCGTGGGCTCGTCGGCGAGAAGAATCGCCGGGGCGTTCATCAGAGCCCGCGCGATCGCCACACGCTGCTGCTGGCCTCCCGAGAGCTGACTCGGGTGGTGATGAGCGCGATCGCCGAGCCCGACCGCCTCGATGGCGGCGAGGGATTTTTCCCGTCTTACGGCACGGGACAGCTTCTCCGCACCATAGAGCAGCGGCAACTCGACGTTATCGACCGCCGAGGTTCGGGGAAGCAGGTTGAAGCTCTGGAACACGAAGCCGATCTTCTGGTTTCGCACCCACGCGAGCTCGTCCGAAGAGAGCTCGGAGACGTCGCGCCCCTCGAGCAAATAGCTGCCACTTGTCGGCCGGTCGAGGCAACCGAGGATGTGCATGAAGGTGGACTTCCCCGAACCCGAAGGACCGACGACGGTGACGAACTCACCGGGGTCGATGTCGAGCGTGATACCCCGGAGGGCAGCGACCCCCACCTCGCCCATCGAGTAGGTCTTCTCGAGATCGCGAACGGATATAAGAGTCAAGGGGTTATTCGTCGCCGCTTCCGGTCGTTCCCCCCTTCGGCTCCTCCGAGAGTTTTCCAGCAAAGGCATAGAGGAAGGTCGCGACCGACTTCTCCGCGCCCGCCATACCGTAGACTTTGCCCGCACCTTCGATGACCCAGAACTCGTTCGCCGCGTGCGCGCCGCCCCCGTGGCCCGCGGCTCCACCGACGATCGGCATGCTGATGCCAGTCGTCTCGTCGTTCACGAAGAGATAGGCGGGCCAGTACGGACCGAGGATCGAAGGCTCCGAAGCCCTGGCGCCGTAGGAGATCTCGAAGATGTCGTAGGTCGTCATCAGCGCGAGGGCGACGTCGGTGTCGTACCACATCTTGGACCAGGGAACGTCGCCGATGACGGTCAGCTCCACGTCCTCGTAGCCCTGGGCGTCCAGGTGCGCTCGAACCTTGCGGACCAAATCCAGCCCGTCCTGGTTCGGCACGTAGCGCATATTGTGCTTCGAGGTGATCTTGTTAGGAAGAATCGCGCCCGCCCCTGCGGGATACATGTTTCCTCCCCAGATGCCGTCGAGGTTGAAAGAGATGCCATAGCGGGCCATCTTCAGATACTCGAAGGGATCGTCGGCGATGAAGCGGGCGACACCGATGTTCTCCGCCGCGACCTTCATGTCGACCTTCTCCGCACGCTCGCGAAGCATGTCCTCTTCCGATTGACTCAACGGCTCGATGCCGTCGTAGAAGCCGGGCACGAGAACGCGGTTTCCGTCGTCGGCGACGATCGTCCCGATCATCTTGATGTGCCGCCAGGCGGGACTGTCAACCGAGCGTTTGAAAGCCCCGTGGATGTTCGAGGCGACGGGCCCCCTTCCCCACTTTTCACCGCTCGTGGTGAGCTCGATGTAGACGCACCCCTCCGAGCCCCCTGACAGCTCGCCGCCGCCGCTTCGTGCCTGGCTCCCGAAGCGATACATCGCCTCCGCGTCTTCGAATAGTTCGGGGTGATCCCGAACGAACTGCCGGAGGCCGATGGACATTCGTTCCTCGTCGCCCTCGGCCACGAAGATGAGATTGACGGGAAGCGTCCCGGTAACTTCCTTGACCGACATGAACGCGTTCCACTGAACCATCTGGGGGCCCTTGGAGTTGGTGGCGCCCCGACCGATGAGGACTTTCTTGAACGGGCCGTATTCCATGAGTCGGGCCTCGAAAGGAGGCGACATCCAAGCGTCCGGTTGGGTAATGGGCATCGTGTCGTACATCCAGTAGATGAGGAGCGTGCGCGGCGCTCCGTAGTCGCAGCGGGCGTAGACCACGGGATTCCCCGGCTGTCCCCACTCGGTCATCGGGATGTCGTACACCCGGGACTCCTGACAGCCCAGCTGCTCGAAGAAGCCCTTGACCATCTGCGCCGATTCGGGAATCCCCTCGCCCGAGTTCGAGACGCTCGGCTGCTGGATCCACCGCTGGAGATTGACGACGTGCTGGTCGATGTTCTCGTCGATGTGCTGGAAGACCCGTTTCAGATCCTCGGGAACGCGAGACGGATCGGGCTGGACCTCCTCGTCGCCGGCCGGACGAATGCCAAGGGAGGGTCGGGTGCTCTCTGCACCGGTCGCGGTTTCGGCCGGTCCGGAATCGGGGGGTGAAGCGCAGGCAAACACGAGCCCTGCGAGAAGAAAAGAAAGGGAAACGTCGAGCGAACGCATCGTCGGCCTCCTAACGAGAGCTGAAGTGCGCTGCATGCTATGGCCGACTCTCGCGGCTTGTCAAACTTTCGTGCTAGCCTCATTGCCTGATGACGAAGCTCGGTGCCGTGCTCGCGGTGAGCGCGTTCATCGCTTGCTCGGAGGGAGTCGACGCTCACGCTCGACGCTACGTGGAGCTGTCCCTCGCCTGGAACGAGCACGATGCTGGCTACGTGGATGCTTACTTCGGCCCGGATCTCCCCGCTCCGAAAATGACGCGCGAAGCGATCCGAGAGCAAGCCATCGGGCTGAGCTCGGCGCTCGGCGAAACGCCTGGCGAACGCGGGCGAAATCTGCGGCGACTGGTGGACTCGCTCGTCGGGCGCATCGATGTCGTCGAGGGACGCATCGTCAGTTTCGACGACGAATCGATGGCGGTCAACGGGGTCGTCCCTCCGGAGCTCGAAACCGACATCCCCGTCGAGCTAGACGGCACGTTCGAGCGACCAGTCGTTTCCGCGAGCGCTATCGACGCCGTCCTGGCGGCTGCTCTAGCCGAATGTCGCACCCGCACGAAACGACTCATCGACCTTCCCGACACCGAGAACGTTCGGCTCGAGCTCGTGCACGGCGAGCCCTGGGCCGCGTACCATCTCTACGAAGGCCGTTACCAGAGCGTCGTGCAGTTCAATCTCGATTTTCCTCTGTTCGTCGACCGGGCGATCGACGAGATCTGTCACGAGGCCTATCCCGGCCACCACGTTCAACAGGTTCTGGTCGAGCGCCACCTGGTGGAAAAGCGGGGCTTCATCGAATACTCGGTTCGACCGCTCTTCGGGCCGATGTCTTTCCTCGCCGAGGG
This Vicinamibacteria bacterium DNA region includes the following protein-coding sequences:
- a CDS encoding sodium:proline symporter codes for the protein GVGFPMLIRDVAPAGLRGLMLVAFFAAFMSTISTQVNWAASYLVGDFYRRFVRPQADETHLTRASRVATIFVLVIGAGSSWLMRGLAVDEAWKLLAALGAGTGAVFMLRWFWWRINAWSEISAMAASLVYFVIVSRFVQANEHRLAIVAALTIVTWVAATFLTRPENDVTLERFYERIRPGGRGWGPIARRQPELVVDRNLGTSVLTALLATAVIYLTLPGIGFLLFGETTRAILCLGSAAALGFAVYRLTKKLGFERLYS
- a CDS encoding ABC transporter permease, whose amino-acid sequence is MGTTLAIALQALGKYRLRAALALLGVAIGVSAVVTTIALGQGAQAAIRDQIRAAGLNVIVVKAGNYRTKTDDGGGVVAPHASLLPRWLSLFPVALAHFENDPMEKHDHPTAAERLGDAEAGLGAAATLTREDAEAIAAIEGVQHVASGVHENARVHYGDRRWFTRLHGTDVDLPKIRRAHNLTSGRFFAESELRKAELVMVLGSVVRDKLFGEGVDPVGETITLWNQPFEIVGVTSSSNWMSVGSPGDDNFDAVYVPFTTIHRLLNVSNLNTITVTAESSGEVSRIASEITELLRLRHTIEDTMPDDFTVSTLASEVLAKGLHPSVSRVVVGNLPNLENATLEQLSVTLERSSRTMTALLAAIAAVSLVVGGIGITNVMLLSVTERTREIGLRLSVGARASQIREQFAAEAILLGLAGGVAGLALGAVACQVLQSRFGWATELTWWAVLLAFGVAAGIGLLSGFYPAKKASALDPIVALRYE
- a CDS encoding ABC transporter ATP-binding protein — protein: MTLISVRDLEKTYSMGEVGVAALRGITLDIDPGEFVTVVGPSGSGKSTFMHILGCLDRPTSGSYLLEGRDVSELSSDELAWVRNQKIGFVFQSFNLLPRTSAVDNVELPLLYGAEKLSRAVRREKSLAAIEAVGLGDRAHHHPSQLSGGQQQRVAIARALMNAPAILLADEPTGNLDSNTSVEIMELFQRLSRERGLTVVLITHERVIAEYGTRTIEFADGLVVADSSVATVQ
- a CDS encoding M20/M25/M40 family metallo-hydrolase, translating into MRSLDVSLSFLLAGLVFACASPPDSGPAETATGAESTRPSLGIRPAGDEEVQPDPSRVPEDLKRVFQHIDENIDQHVVNLQRWIQQPSVSNSGEGIPESAQMVKGFFEQLGCQESRVYDIPMTEWGQPGNPVVYARCDYGAPRTLLIYWMYDTMPITQPDAWMSPPFEARLMEYGPFKKVLIGRGATNSKGPQMVQWNAFMSVKEVTGTLPVNLIFVAEGDEERMSIGLRQFVRDHPELFEDAEAMYRFGSQARSGGGELSGGSEGCVYIELTTSGEKWGRGPVASNIHGAFKRSVDSPAWRHIKMIGTIVADDGNRVLVPGFYDGIEPLSQSEEDMLRERAEKVDMKVAAENIGVARFIADDPFEYLKMARYGISFNLDGIWGGNMYPAGAGAILPNKITSKHNMRYVPNQDGLDLVRKVRAHLDAQGYEDVELTVIGDVPWSKMWYDTDVALALMTTYDIFEISYGARASEPSILGPYWPAYLFVNDETTGISMPIVGGAAGHGGGAHAANEFWVIEGAGKVYGMAGAEKSVATFLYAFAGKLSEEPKGGTTGSGDE